A single window of Mastacembelus armatus unplaced genomic scaffold, fMasArm1.2, whole genome shotgun sequence DNA harbors:
- the adgrg6 gene encoding adhesion G-protein coupled receptor G6 isoform X1 → MYFWTSILATEEETTVAAVTLQQPADFASQSKPLASGPAALHRRHVFGLTAAGLFSHTPPPPSALRSRETRPAFIPSNPGRASLRRTLVSGQLSPPGQTPRPPHPVNQPRLSAPAPPAPPESSRPRPPASLPRPPRHRSSKTSLGFISTPLIWQGRKRPTRGRHPTPTEPPLRRVVHITKPELKSTARPTRGFRYSPGFTPGLKNSTHMLGYAVHTTSHLPAPAQPTSPSHLTHQPNSNMETPATSLESEHLPAAGVLSSPWVCREGALDPKESSSPLSSSSSVSNRKNKPLVPQVSLSGGENQTAAVRNWTEPLSAESSVGTGSIVYDAFILYELDAAFPLDEPSTISPVIISPDVQNQQFNKSEPRRTFSPVTRPFTASERGHLLVQTRFHDDSESLSSDLLVGSVLSLTHSDRSMPRTVTSINRSQIPPGTVSQTSTGDQTHHSLSNNTSSSGHKLEESLYPQAATQQLETLTFQLTPSLLIPSLPSLRSVQPTPSLPVVQQSSSVFITQEIFPKHIFSSSVQQQQEHVEQISHSSPPLKPLDSLYQPDGSAAARSTDGQRGSSMQLVPRRTLFSLSPVFTETSFSNPFVSPPDIIPHCSSSLRFPSSSPPSSSNTLTPASPLWSPTAPLPPSLSETDGVVESVHVPESGVSRDFRPSALFFLPSLLSLPVFSKAHSEPEIPQIPDYHLLPAERSSNNLSEHFRSYNPKVKANQLLHAGSLVSSAGIPIDPAFSQLYPPPSGLSVEDLASGSVTLTPDLPAQIQPSLSQLELHDPDLDSSVMSWPSSPAVSLSVSRFSVHSDQRDLRGVYTLPAESRPPAQPDAGFRSRPTAGIWASAHIPALLQENIDSRRGLHSASSNPFLLTLRPPSHHADSLSLSVSALTLPAATEVQAAKVGEETTVPSSSPSPNPVTENSHLSAQTTLSGSQDRQTSLSFATDPCSLQRTISHDNQVKADTASGGSRSLTGCDSVSNPPNSPLSNPSVMAPTQTLPLHSGPSARLGTATPQHASGLDYTQHSGLTHTNAEHPDRLIHTHSSAHTQTLTHSHGFLDASEKVDMSQRSGKDTGTAAAHVDVGGLISLALTPPLLSPSVFPSLSLAAAFTPPFLSVHLSPAIPPSITTSSATTPSLPSLPTTRVAIPALSASMAEAELRSLSAKNPVSQPAESVQRLITVGLPLDHASTLPDDKLKPSQSLPPAAVEVFDQDTVLQQLSKNSNQANESRFVDGPVSSGEASNNQTAAATQSHLSASFDPSDVVPKAHFAGEHASAGGLASSAVNTSVVDLIENTATAQPNETLNPGAALNTQLFPAEMQTTSLHPSSAPIQPSPTESTQPADPVVLPVPLHTSGLSITTPSSRFPTGSSVDAREQGVISGLPPPGNVNHPANPTIRSNDSTHNTHTDASQGNATGNKPTSTKSHVTISGPGVNSGPSRSNNSGSQSSGVSVSGAMTPDHSNVRDFPLPTTFKAVSTPTSSGGLKKATARTTAGPPTVNLSTKPALPCQ, encoded by the coding sequence atgtatttttggaCATCGATCCTGGCGACAGAGGAGGAGacaactgttgctgctgttactCTTCAGCAGCCTGCAGACTTTGCTTCCCAGTCCAAGCCACTGGCCTCTGGTCCCGCTGCTCTCCACAGAaggcatgtttttggactaacTGCTGCTGGACTTTTTTCCCAcacacctccacctccttcagCCCTCAGAAGCCGAGAAACAAGGCCTGCTTTCATTCCCAGCAATCCTGGACGGGCCTCTCTGCGTAGGACCCTTGTATCTGGTCAGCTGAGTCCTCCAGGCCAAACTCCTAGGCCCCCCCATCCAGTGAATCAGCCCAGACTCTCAGCTCCGGCTCCCCCAGCTCCACCTGAATCCTCTCGCCCTCGGCCTCCAGCCTCCCTCCCCAGGCCCCCACGGCATCGTAGCTCCAAGACCTCCTTAGGGTTCATCTCCACGCCATTGATCTGGCAGGGGAGGAAGAGGCCGACTAGAGGAAGACATCCGACTCCCACTGAGCCACCTCTCAGACGGGTGGTTCACATCACAAAACCTGAACTCAAATCCACAGCCCGGCCTACAAGAGGATTCAGATACTCACCTGGattcacacctggcctgaaaaACTCAACACACATGTTGGGATATGCAGTGCACACAACTAGTCACTTACCTGCACCAGCTCAGCCTACATCACCGTCACACTTAACACACCAACCAAACTCCAACATGGAGACCCCTGCAACCAGTCTAGAGTCCGAACACCTTCCTGCAGCAGGGGTTTTGTCATCTCCATGGGTGTGTAGAGAGGGGGCTTTAGATCCAAAGGAGTCTTCATCACccctgtcatcatcatcatcagtcagcAACAGAAAGAACAAACCTCTAGTGCCACAGGTAAGCCTGAGTGGTGGGGAAaaccaaacagctgcagtgagaAACTGGACTGAACCCCTGAGTGCTGAGTCCTCAGTGGGGACCGGGTCGATCGTGTATGATGCTTTTATCTTGTATGAGCTTGATGCTGCCTTCCCTTTGGACGAACCTTCCACCATCTCTCCAGTCATCATCAGCCCTGACGTACAAAACCAACAGTTCAACAAGTCGGAGCCTCGTCGCACTTTCTCTCCTGTCACACGCCCCTTCACTGCTTCTGAGCGAGGACATTTGCTCGTCCAAACACGTTTCCATGACGACTCAGAAAGTCTATCGAGTGATTTGCTAGTGGGCAGCGTGCTTTCTCTAACCCACTCAGACAGATCGATGCCAAGAACAGTTACATCCATCAACCGGTCTCAGATCCCTCCAGGAACTGTTTCTCAGACTTCGACAGGAGATCAAACCCACCACAGCCTTTCAAACAACACTAGTTCAAGTGGACACAAGCTAGAGGAAAGTCTCTACCCACAAGCTGCCACTCAACAACTGGAAACACTGACTTTTCAACTAACCCCATCTCTCCTCATTCCCTCCCTTCCATCCCTTCGCTCCGTGCAGCCAACGCCGTCTCTTCCTGTGGTACAACAGAGCTCCTCTGTTTTCATCACACAGGAGATTTTCCCTAAACAcatcttttcttcttcagtgcagcagcagcaggaacacgTAGAGCAGATTTCCCATTCCTCACCACCTTTAAAGCCACTGGACAGTCTGTACCAACCAGACGGAAGTGCAGCAGCCCGAAGTACAGACGGACAGAGAGGCTCGTCCATGCAGCTCGTTCCCCGAAGAACtttattctctctttctcctgtttttaCTGAAACTTCTTTTTCCAACCCTTTTGTGTCTCCTCCTGACATCATCCCTCACTGCTCCTCATCTTTACGATTCCCATCCTCCtcacctccttcctcctctAACACTCTCACTCCTGCCTCACCCCTCTGGTCCCCCACCGCTCCTCTTCCACCCTCTCTTTCAGAAACTGACGGTGTTGTTGAATCTGTTCACGTTCCAGAGTCAGGAGTTAGCAGGGACTTTCGGccttctgctttatttttccttccttcattgctgtctcttcctgtcttttctAAAGCCCATAGTGAACCTGAAATACCACAGATCCCTGATTACCATTTACTCCCTGCTGAAAGGTCTTCTAACAATTTATCAGAACATTTCAGATCATATAACCCTAAGGTGAAGGCTAATCAGCTCCTTCATGCAGGTTCATTAGTCAGTTCAGCTGGGATTCCTATAGACCCAGCCTTTAGTCAGCTTTATCCACCTCCCTCAGGATTATCTGTCGAGGATTTGGCCTCCGGTTCTGTGACACTGACACCAGATTTACCCGCTCAAATACAGCCATCACTGTCACAGCTGGAGCTGCATGACCCTGATTTGGATTCTTCAGTGATGTCGTGGCCTTCGTCTCCTGCAGTCAGTTTGTCAGTCAGTCGGTTCTCAGTTCATTCAGATCAGAGAGATTTGAGAGGTGTGTATACTCTGCCAGCCGAGTCACGTCCACCGGCTCAGCCTGACGCTGGCTTTAGATCCCGGCCAACAGCTGGCATTTGGGCGTCTGCGCACATCCCGGCTCTGCTCCAGGAAAATATTGATAGTAGACGAGGTTTGCACTCTGCTTCTTCAAATCCCTTTCTTTTGACTTTGAGGCCTCCTTCCCATCACGCTGACAGCCTCTCGCTCAGCGTCTCAGCTCTGACTCTTCCTGCTGCCACAGAGGTGCAGGCAGCTAAGGTGGGAGAGGAAACAACAGTGCCTTCCTCCTCACCCTCCCCTAACCCTGTCACTGAGAACTCCCATCTCTCAGCCCAGACAACTTTATCTGGGTCACAAGACAGACAGACCAGCCTGAGCTTTGCCACAGACCCCTGCAGTCTGCAGCGTACAATCTCACATGATAACCAGGTGAAGGCAGACACTGCTTCAGGGGGGTCTCGTTCACTCACAGGCTGTGACAGTGTGTCTAATCCCCCCAATTCCCCTTTGTCCAATCCATCTGTCATGGCACCGACCCAGACGCTGCCGCTCCACAGTGGGCCCAGTGCGAGGCTTGGCACCGCAACCCCCCAGCACGCTTCAGGGCTTGATTATACGCAGCACTCAGGCTTGACACACACTAATGCTGAACACCCCGACCGGCTGATCCACACTCACagttcagcacacacacagacgctcacacactcacacgggTTTTTGGATGCAAGTGAGAAAGTCGACATGAGTCAGAGGTCAGGGAAAGACACAGGCACTGCAGCTGCACATGTGGATGTCGGGGGGCTCATTTCTCTTGCCCTTACTCCCCCTCTCCTTTCACCCTCAGTGTTTCCTTCGCTTTCTCTTGCAGCAGCTTTCAcacctccttttctttctgttcacCTTTCTCCTGCAATCCCTCCCTCCATAACCACCTCATCTGCCACCACCCCTTCTCTCCCTTCGCTCCCCACAACCAGGGTGGCCATTCCAGCATTATCCGCCAGCATGGCAGAAGCAGAACTTCGCTCTTTGTCGGCCAAAAACCCTGTTAGCCAGCCAGCGGAGTCAGTGCAGCGGCTCATCACAGTTGGCCTTCCTCTGGACCACGCTTCAACACTCCCTGATGACAAACTGAAACCCAGCCAGTCgctgcctcctgctgctgttgaagtGTTTGACCAGGACACGGTTTTACAACAACTTTCAAAAAACTCGAACCAAGCAAATGAGTCCAGGTTTGTTGATGGTCCAGTTTCCTCAGGTGAGGCCTCAAATaatcaaactgcagctgcaacaCAGTCACATCTCTCTGCCTCATTTGACCCTTCAGATGTTGTTCCAAAAGCCCATTTTGCAGGTGAACATGCTTCTGCTGGGGGGCTGGCGTCTTCAGCAGTGAACACCAGTGTAGTGGATTTAATAGAGAACACTGCAACCGCTCAACCTAATGAGACTCTAAATCCAGGAGCTGCCCTGAACACACAGCTATTTCCTGCAGAAATGCAAACCACCTCTCTCCACCCTTCTTCTGCACCCATTCAGCCTAGTCCTACAGAATCAACACAACCTGCTGATCCTGTGGTTCTTCCAGTCCCCCTGCACACTTCTGGCCTCAGTATCACCACCCCATCATCCAGATTCCCCACTGGCTCATCTGTTGATGCCCGAGAACAAGGCGTCATTTCTGGACTTCCACCTCCTGGGAATGTCAACCACCCTGCAAACCCAACCATAAGGTCAAATGATtccacacataacacacatacGGATGCATCTCAGGGGAATGCGACAGGCAACAAACCAACATCCACCAAGTCACATGTGACCATTTCAGGACCTGGTGTGAACTCAGGTCCTAGCAGGTCCAATAACAGTGGGAGTCAGAGCTCAGGTGTATCAGTGAGTGGGGCAATGACACCAGATCACAGTAATGTGAGAGACTTCCCCCTTCCCACTACGTTCAAAGCAGTCAGTACGCCAACGAGCAGCGGGGGCCTCAAAAAGGCCACGGCACGCACCACGGCTGGACCCCCAACTGTGAATTTAAGCACCAAGCCAGCGCTGCCATgccagt